Proteins found in one Spirochaetota bacterium genomic segment:
- a CDS encoding 1-acyl-sn-glycerol-3-phosphate acyltransferase yields the protein MENIKNKLKNEKENKKEIVNFFHTRKKEEIYEGGLKYSKLIKGGKFKLIPFLRNAYKEGKLLTTFKILWRTLLLGFEIPFAYLKKKTISWKEYSYLRMKSWGEDLCKIAKINLKIIGEEFLKLNETYLFASNHLSPYDIPVLSASIPVPNGYIANKQFTSFFVTHFWVRHSGGVFIDKHDKSSQIKSLKDIADSLRKGNNLILFPEGYMSKDGELQSLYKGGLMAAYYGNALLVPTFIYGTREVCKPGEFGVNKGKDVFVAFDKPLNLKLLNKEDLKNIDKIIFNKLISLKEKIISIFLTKTDK from the coding sequence ATGGAAAATATTAAAAATAAATTAAAAAATGAAAAAGAGAATAAAAAAGAAATTGTAAATTTTTTCCATACTAGAAAAAAAGAAGAAATATATGAAGGTGGACTTAAATATAGTAAACTTATTAAAGGTGGTAAGTTTAAGTTAATACCATTTTTAAGAAATGCTTATAAAGAAGGTAAATTATTAACTACATTTAAAATATTATGGAGGACTTTGCTTTTGGGATTTGAAATACCATTTGCTTATTTGAAAAAGAAAACTATTTCTTGGAAAGAATATTCTTATTTAAGGATGAAATCATGGGGGGAAGATTTATGTAAAATTGCTAAAATAAATCTAAAAATTATAGGGGAAGAATTTCTAAAATTGAATGAAACTTATCTTTTTGCTTCTAACCATCTTTCACCTTATGATATTCCAGTTTTGAGTGCATCTATCCCTGTCCCTAATGGTTATATAGCTAACAAACAATTTACATCCTTTTTTGTAACTCATTTTTGGGTAAGACATTCAGGAGGAGTTTTTATAGATAAGCATGATAAATCTTCTCAAATTAAATCATTAAAAGATATTGCTGACTCTCTAAGAAAAGGTAATAATTTAATTTTATTTCCTGAAGGTTATATGAGCAAGGATGGTGAATTGCAGAGTTTATATAAAGGTGGACTAATGGCGGCATATTATGGCAATGCTTTACTTGTACCAACTTTTATTTATGGTACTAGAGAGGTATGTAAACCTGGTGAGTTTGGTGTTAATAAAGGCAAAGATGTTTTTGTAGCGTTTGATAAACCTTTAAATCTTAAGTTATTAAATAAAGAAGATTTAAAAAACATTGATAAAATTATATTTAATAAGTTAATTAGTTTAAAAGAGAAAATAATATCTATTTTTTTAACAAAAACAGACAAATAG